In the Malania oleifera isolate guangnan ecotype guangnan chromosome 1, ASM2987363v1, whole genome shotgun sequence genome, one interval contains:
- the LOC131155488 gene encoding uncharacterized protein LOC131155488: protein MAQSAGNSSGKKLIRIDVSSDTVCPWCFVGKRNLDKAIASLKDQFDFEVKWHPFFLNPTAPKEGVNKKEYYNEKFGSRSEQVEARMSEIFRGLGMEYNMTGLTGNTLDSHRLIYFAGQQGFDKQHNLVEELCLGYFTQGKYIGDREFLVQSARKVGIEGAAEFLEDPDNGLKEITEELKEYSTGITGVPFYLINGKLKLSGGQPPEVFVRGFQVAVK from the exons ATGGCTCAATCAGCTGGTAACAGCTCTGGGAAGAAGCTTATTCGTATAGATGTCAGCTCAGACACAGTATGCCCATGGTGCTTTGTGGGTAAAAGAAATCTGGACAAAGCTATAGCTTCATTGAAAGATCAATTTGATTTTGAG GTTAAATGGCACCCCTTTTTTCTTAACCCCACTGCTCCAAAAGAGGGTGTTAATAAGAAAGAGTATTACAATGAGAAGTTTGGATCTCGATCTGAACAAGTTGAAGCTCGGATGTCAGAG ATATTTAGGGGTCTTGGGATGGAGTATAACATGACTGGACTCAC GGGAAACACTCTGGATAGCCACAGGCTTATATATTTTGCTGGACAACAGGGCTTTGATAAGCAACACAATCTTGTAGAGGAGTTATGCCTCGGCTACTTTACACAGGGAAAATATATAGGTGACCG GGAATTTCTTGTTCAGTCGGCTAGAAAGGTTGGAATAGAAGGAGCAGCGGAGTTTCTTGAGGATCCCGATAATGGGCTCAAGGAG aTTACTGAAGAGCTTAAGGAGTACTCGACTGGTATCACAGGAGTTCCATTCTATCTG ATTAATGGGAAGCTCAAGTTGAGTGGTGGCCAACCCCCTGAAGTCTTCGTAAGAGGCTTTCAAGTGGCCGTGAAATGA